Proteins co-encoded in one Acidobacteriota bacterium genomic window:
- a CDS encoding glycoside hydrolase family 3 C-terminal domain-containing protein, which translates to MMKFLFSSLTVLVLLFNAAAPAKAQPSGGFWPSKKSEEFAAKYVKKMSVEEKVGQLVHIGINAKFANQESAFFKDLQRHVVQNKLGGIIFFGAPIYETTILANRMQQNAKTPLLMSLDAETGIGMRFEDATNFPWAMAVTATGNPDFARRMGVITGREAKAIGIRHVYAPVLDVNNNAGNPVINVRSFGENPEDVGTFGTAFAQGIQSQQVIATAKHFPGHGDTNIDSHRGLPIIDLPRERLNSLELVPFKKAIDGGIGSIMIAHIALPQIDNEEIKPLKEYRGGDAEAGAEIVKEKATIPATLSAKFQTEILRKEMDFKGLIVSDAMSMSGLTLYFDQEEAGVRAFLAGTDILEKPADVDVMLRGLTAAVKSGRIPMERLDDSVRRQIAWKHELGLFKEKLTPVDKIDTLISGAESTLLTDEIATKAITLVRNDEGLLPINKNAKIAVLGLSNGIDGPLTMSSLVNSLRGGGLRFSSAYLQENSFADQVAAARKAVNEADTVIVGLYGRVRSGAKNSVGIPENGAAILKELLASNKKVIGISFGNPYVLGGFPEMKTYLVAYGDMPSLQRASARALLGTQDITGKLPISLPGLYLRGTGIQLTKKQTTD; encoded by the coding sequence ATGATGAAGTTTCTATTTAGCTCTCTAACTGTTTTGGTTTTGTTATTTAACGCGGCGGCTCCGGCAAAGGCACAGCCTTCGGGTGGATTTTGGCCTTCAAAAAAATCCGAAGAATTCGCGGCGAAATACGTCAAGAAAATGTCGGTCGAGGAAAAAGTCGGCCAGCTTGTGCACATTGGCATCAACGCGAAATTTGCGAATCAGGAAAGTGCGTTCTTCAAAGACCTGCAGCGTCACGTCGTGCAAAACAAGCTCGGCGGCATAATCTTTTTCGGAGCTCCGATCTACGAAACAACGATCCTTGCCAATCGCATGCAGCAGAATGCAAAAACGCCGCTGTTGATGTCGCTCGACGCCGAGACCGGCATCGGGATGCGGTTTGAGGATGCGACAAATTTCCCATGGGCAATGGCCGTTACGGCAACCGGAAATCCTGATTTTGCCCGCCGAATGGGCGTCATTACTGGACGCGAAGCCAAGGCCATCGGCATTCGCCACGTATATGCTCCGGTTTTGGACGTTAACAACAATGCCGGAAATCCGGTGATCAACGTTCGCAGTTTTGGCGAGAATCCTGAGGATGTCGGTACTTTTGGAACAGCTTTCGCACAAGGTATTCAAAGTCAGCAAGTCATCGCGACCGCGAAGCATTTTCCAGGACACGGCGATACAAACATCGATTCGCATCGGGGCCTGCCGATAATTGATCTGCCGCGTGAACGGCTCAATTCACTTGAACTCGTGCCCTTCAAAAAAGCTATCGATGGCGGTATCGGTTCAATAATGATCGCCCATATCGCCCTGCCGCAGATAGACAACGAAGAGATAAAGCCGCTTAAGGAGTATCGCGGCGGAGACGCCGAGGCCGGGGCTGAGATCGTCAAGGAAAAGGCAACGATTCCCGCCACTCTATCGGCAAAATTTCAAACCGAGATCCTGCGAAAGGAAATGGATTTTAAAGGGCTTATCGTCTCAGATGCGATGAGTATGAGCGGGCTGACGCTTTATTTCGATCAGGAAGAAGCCGGGGTTCGGGCGTTCCTCGCCGGCACGGACATTCTCGAAAAACCCGCCGATGTTGATGTAATGCTCCGGGGCCTGACCGCCGCGGTCAAGAGCGGCCGGATCCCTATGGAACGGCTGGACGATTCCGTTCGACGCCAGATCGCCTGGAAGCATGAGCTTGGATTGTTCAAGGAAAAACTAACCCCGGTAGACAAGATAGACACGCTTATTTCTGGAGCGGAAAGTACGCTCCTTACCGACGAGATCGCAACAAAAGCGATAACGCTCGTAAGAAATGACGAGGGCCTTCTGCCGATCAACAAGAATGCAAAGATCGCCGTTCTTGGTCTTTCTAACGGCATTGACGGACCGCTGACGATGAGCAGTTTGGTCAACTCCCTTCGAGGCGGCGGACTGAGGTTCTCGTCTGCATACCTTCAGGAAAACTCTTTCGCCGATCAGGTCGCGGCTGCCCGAAAAGCGGTCAACGAAGCGGACACGGTAATTGTCGGCCTTTACGGACGCGTAAGATCTGGAGCAAAAAACAGCGTCGGCATTCCGGAAAACGGAGCGGCGATACTGAAAGAGCTGCTCGCCTCGAACAAAAAAGTTATCGGCATTAGCTTCGGCAATCCATACGTTTTGGGCGGTTTCCCCGAAATGAAAACCTACCTCGTCGCGTATGGCGATATGCCGAGTCTGCAGAGAGCATCGGCACGGGCGTTACTTGGCACGCAGGACATCACCGGCAAATTGCCCATCTCGCTCCCCGGGCTTTATCTACGCGGAACGGGCATTCAGCTAACTAAAAAACAAACAACGGATTAA
- a CDS encoding sodium/solute symporter (Members of the Solute:Sodium Symporter (SSS), TC 2.A.21 as described in tcdb.org, catalyze solute:Na+ symport. Known solutes for members of the family include sugars, amino acids, nucleosides, inositols, vitamins, urea or anions, depending on the system.): MQTLDLIIIFGYLIGITAFGIWFSGKQETTADYFVGGRNVPWWAIAMSIVATETSTITFVSVPGIAFAKGGNFQFLQLVFGYMLGRIVISLIFIPMYFKGELQTVYQLLGDRFGNRVKMLASALFVVMRNVADGVRLLLTAIVLAAVYTSFNPGTDPTTIIIASIVLLGVVMIVFTFYGGMEAVIWVEVVQLVIYIGGAIAAAVVLIQNIDGGLSQAMTLGEQFNKFSLFDFGWDMTKTYTFWAGLFGGCFLTMSTHGTDQYLVQRYLCTKKPSSAMLALLSSGAVVLGQFIGFLFIGVLLFAFYAPFNSADYAQAGVAGSGISANFPFLKGDQVFPDFITKHMPAGLSGLVVAAIFAAALSSSLNSIAATAINDLYKPFKKDITDKQLVRYAGILTVIVGIVQIIVAIAFMKSGESALGLALSVASLINGPVLGVFLVGSFLKKAREVHALTGMVVSISVMLYILLATKIAWTWYALIGSILTFVVAFIASMIIPTKNDEVSI, encoded by the coding sequence ATGCAAACACTCGACCTCATCATCATCTTTGGTTATCTGATCGGCATTACGGCCTTTGGCATTTGGTTTTCGGGTAAGCAGGAAACGACGGCGGACTATTTTGTCGGCGGTCGAAATGTGCCTTGGTGGGCGATCGCGATGTCGATCGTGGCGACGGAGACGAGTACGATCACGTTTGTCTCGGTGCCGGGAATTGCGTTCGCCAAGGGTGGGAATTTTCAGTTTTTGCAGCTTGTTTTCGGCTACATGCTCGGCCGCATCGTGATATCGCTGATCTTTATTCCGATGTATTTCAAGGGCGAGCTGCAGACGGTTTATCAGCTACTCGGCGACCGCTTTGGAAACCGTGTGAAGATGCTAGCGTCGGCACTGTTTGTCGTGATGCGGAATGTGGCTGACGGCGTTCGGCTGCTGCTGACGGCGATCGTTTTGGCGGCAGTTTATACCTCATTCAATCCCGGCACCGATCCGACGACGATCATTATCGCCTCGATCGTTTTGCTGGGCGTGGTGATGATCGTGTTCACGTTTTACGGCGGTATGGAAGCGGTCATTTGGGTCGAGGTCGTGCAGCTTGTCATCTACATCGGCGGTGCGATCGCGGCGGCGGTCGTGCTGATCCAGAACATCGACGGCGGCCTATCACAGGCGATGACTCTTGGCGAGCAATTCAATAAGTTCAGCCTTTTCGATTTCGGCTGGGACATGACGAAAACCTATACGTTCTGGGCAGGACTCTTCGGCGGTTGTTTCCTGACGATGTCGACGCACGGGACCGATCAATATCTCGTCCAACGATATCTCTGCACCAAAAAGCCTTCGTCGGCCATGCTCGCCTTGCTATCGTCAGGAGCGGTCGTGCTCGGGCAATTTATCGGCTTTCTGTTCATTGGCGTTCTGCTTTTTGCATTCTACGCACCGTTCAATTCGGCAGACTATGCCCAGGCTGGTGTCGCCGGTTCGGGAATTTCAGCCAATTTCCCTTTCCTAAAAGGCGATCAGGTCTTTCCGGATTTTATTACCAAACACATGCCCGCCGGGCTTTCAGGCTTGGTGGTCGCGGCCATTTTCGCGGCCGCTCTTTCGTCGTCACTCAATTCGATCGCAGCTACTGCGATAAATGATCTGTACAAGCCTTTCAAGAAAGACATAACTGACAAGCAGCTCGTTCGATATGCGGGAATTCTAACTGTGATCGTCGGAATAGTTCAGATCATTGTCGCTATCGCCTTTATGAAAAGCGGCGAGTCGGCACTCGGCCTCGCACTCTCAGTCGCGTCGTTGATCAACGGTCCGGTTCTTGGCGTGTTTCTGGTTGGATCTTTCCTCAAAAAGGCCCGTGAGGTCCATGCTTTGACGGGCATGGTCGTTAGTATTTCTGTGATGCTTTACATCCTGCTCGCAACCAAGATCGCGTGGACGTGGTACGCCCTGATCGGGAGTATCTTGACATTTGTGGTCGCATTCATCGCGAGCATGATAATTCCGACAAAAAATGATGAAGTTTCTATTTAG
- the murQ gene encoding N-acetylmuramic acid 6-phosphate etherase has product MLPVTEQENPKTAAIDQASTLEAVRLINDEDKTVALAIEKVMPEIAAVIDKVVDRLQIGGRLFYVGTGTSGRLGVLDASEIPPTFGVSYDLVQGIIAGGYDALYKATESSEDNREAGSEDLKKRGVTANDVVIGIAASGRTPYTIGAVDYACELGCFTACITCVPDSAITQAVDIAIVPVVGPEALTGSTRMKAGTAQKLVLNTISTVTMIRLGYVKGNRMTNVKSSNIKLKERSLRILMAETGLDEEAANDLLGRSDNDLRVALVMERAKVGYDVALNALNNSDFVVEKALSTLN; this is encoded by the coding sequence ATGCTACCCGTAACCGAACAAGAAAACCCCAAAACTGCCGCGATCGACCAAGCATCGACACTTGAAGCGGTGCGTTTGATCAATGACGAAGACAAGACCGTTGCTTTGGCGATAGAAAAGGTTATGCCTGAGATCGCGGCGGTGATCGACAAGGTCGTTGATCGGCTGCAAATCGGCGGGCGGCTTTTTTATGTGGGGACGGGCACGAGCGGAAGGCTCGGTGTGCTCGATGCGTCGGAGATACCCCCGACATTTGGGGTTTCGTACGATCTGGTTCAGGGCATCATCGCCGGCGGCTACGATGCCCTCTACAAAGCGACCGAATCGAGCGAAGACAACCGCGAAGCCGGTTCCGAGGACCTGAAAAAACGAGGCGTGACGGCGAATGACGTCGTCATCGGTATCGCGGCCTCCGGACGAACGCCGTACACGATCGGAGCGGTAGATTATGCATGCGAACTTGGCTGTTTTACGGCCTGCATCACGTGCGTTCCCGATTCTGCGATCACACAAGCAGTCGATATCGCGATCGTCCCCGTTGTCGGCCCCGAAGCACTCACCGGTTCGACTCGAATGAAAGCTGGGACTGCTCAAAAGCTTGTCCTCAACACCATCTCAACCGTCACGATGATCCGCCTCGGCTACGTCAAAGGTAATAGGATGACTAATGTTAAGTCGTCCAACATTAAACTAAAAGAGCGATCGCTGCGTATTTTGATGGCGGAAACGGGATTGGACGAAGAAGCCGCGAACGATTTACTTGGGCGATCCGACAACGACTTAAGAGTGGCTCTTGTTATGGAACGAGCAAAAGTCGGTTATGATGTTGCATTAAACGCTCTTAACAACTCGGACTTTGTGGTGGAGAAAGCTCTGTCGACCCTCAACTAA
- a CDS encoding LysR family transcriptional regulator — MEIRQLKAFLAIAEAKTFTAGARRVNVTQAAISMQIRQLEDEVGLQLFTRTPRRVILTEAGEYLLDRARKILREHDTALAEIAELGGVEHGRLRIGSASAEFATQQLPQILQGLREKFPNSELNVSAGTSQILVDKIMHGEIDIAFVSLPVENSSITTDLLFSDEIVAIAHPKHPRANDKFISAAALAGERLILGERGGNTRRMIDDFFNAANVRPHVVMELSRQEAINQMVENNLGVGTAGAKTIADEIREGRLVSWMIEGAEINWELGLARLRGGYFSPIAKQFVALCKESFVVREKELKARK, encoded by the coding sequence ATGGAGATACGACAGCTCAAAGCTTTTCTGGCTATCGCCGAAGCTAAAACTTTTACAGCAGGTGCGCGGCGTGTGAACGTCACGCAGGCGGCTATTTCGATGCAGATCCGGCAGCTCGAAGACGAGGTCGGGCTGCAGCTATTTACCCGCACCCCGCGGCGCGTGATCCTGACCGAGGCGGGCGAATATCTGCTCGACCGGGCCCGAAAGATCCTGCGCGAACACGACACGGCCCTCGCCGAGATCGCCGAACTCGGCGGCGTCGAACACGGCCGCTTGCGTATCGGCTCGGCATCAGCGGAATTTGCGACGCAGCAATTACCGCAGATATTGCAGGGCCTTCGTGAGAAATTCCCGAATTCCGAGCTAAACGTCAGCGCCGGGACGAGCCAAATTTTGGTCGACAAGATCATGCACGGCGAGATCGATATTGCATTCGTATCTTTGCCGGTCGAGAATTCGTCGATCACGACAGATTTACTTTTCAGTGACGAGATCGTGGCGATCGCACATCCGAAGCATCCTCGTGCCAATGACAAATTTATCAGTGCGGCGGCCCTCGCCGGCGAAAGGCTCATCCTCGGCGAACGCGGAGGAAACACACGGCGAATGATCGATGATTTTTTTAACGCCGCAAACGTTCGTCCACACGTCGTGATGGAGCTTTCACGTCAGGAAGCGATCAACCAGATGGTCGAAAACAACCTCGGCGTCGGCACCGCCGGAGCCAAAACCATCGCCGACGAGATCCGCGAAGGCCGCCTCGTCTCCTGGATGATCGAAGGAGCCGAGATCAACTGGGAACTTGGCCTCGCGCGTCTACGCGGTGGCTATTTCTCGCCGATAGCAAAGCAGTTCGTCGCACTTTGCAAGGAAAGCTTCGTCGTGCGAGAAAAAGAATTAAAGGCCAGGAAATAA
- a CDS encoding DUF1343 domain-containing protein, translated as MLKPQYLRNRFSPIRLAFITNAILICVYLCSSVVNSSGQGLPVALPQAVGMNAAKLNQIDAIVEADIAAKKLPGAVVLVGHKGKIVFRKAYGNRSLVPTVEKMTVDTIFDLASLTKPIATATSIMILVEQGKLRLSDTVGMYIPDIDDPNAKRITIQQLLTHTSGYAPDFDLKEKWTGREGMLAALKKEKLRTPPGTKFVYSDIGFIVLGEIVQRLTGNEVGPGSFLFTGDLPPSTGGFAKSFGEFAYRDVFERIGLVQTKFRQPGIISPQSLTAKANPNPSFATDPITFQTIAATENIRGQLSYLGSEFKGNDGLGNVILKGFVHDPTSIRMGGVAGHAGLFSTADDLARYCQMLLNGGTLDGKRVMSAQTISRMTAPIVVSESGDARGLGWDINTSFSSNRGDLFPLGSFGHTGFTGTSVWIDRVSQTFVVFLSNRVHPDGKGDVGPLRAKVATVVASAVEDTPREKFEQAEAQFNTAVAAQVPRFRESVAAARPAAPASAASPVASKLLAAPVMNGIDVLERDKFKQLAGLKLGLVTNHTGRNLAGKQTIDILKEAPNVQLVSLFAPEHGIRGELDQDKINDSKDEKTGLPIYSLYGETRRPKPEQTATIDAFVYDIQDIGARFYTYTATLKNVLEEAANAGKPVFILDRPNPINGNSVEGSLADEDKLSFIAAHTTPVRYGLTIGELGQMMNSERKIGADVRVIKMEGWSRSMWFDEAGQTWINPSPNMRSLTEATLYPGIGLLETTNVSVGRGTDTPFEVVGAPYIVGQKLASYLNGRNIKGVRFIPIRFKPNASVFKDEQLGGVNILITDRNALDSFHLGIEFAAALRKLYPTEWQVDKYARLLVNSEILDLVKRGETPENIEKAANVKRDEFNRRRTPFLIYK; from the coding sequence TTGTTAAAGCCGCAGTACCTCCGCAACCGTTTCAGCCCGATAAGACTCGCGTTTATTACAAACGCCATTCTTATCTGTGTCTATCTGTGTTCATCTGTGGTCAATTCTTCCGGCCAAGGATTGCCCGTCGCTCTGCCTCAGGCCGTCGGGATGAATGCGGCGAAGTTGAATCAGATCGACGCGATCGTTGAGGCTGATATTGCGGCCAAGAAGCTGCCCGGTGCTGTCGTGCTGGTCGGGCACAAAGGTAAGATCGTTTTTCGCAAGGCTTACGGCAACCGTTCGCTTGTGCCGACAGTTGAGAAGATGACGGTCGATACGATCTTTGACCTGGCATCGCTCACAAAGCCGATCGCGACCGCGACGTCGATCATGATCCTCGTCGAGCAAGGCAAACTGCGGCTCAGCGACACCGTCGGGATGTACATCCCCGACATCGACGACCCGAACGCAAAACGTATCACTATCCAACAACTCCTGACGCACACCTCAGGCTACGCACCCGATTTCGACCTCAAAGAAAAATGGACCGGCCGCGAAGGCATGCTTGCCGCCCTCAAAAAAGAAAAGCTGCGAACCCCGCCGGGGACGAAATTTGTTTATTCGGATATTGGGTTTATCGTGCTTGGGGAGATTGTTCAACGACTAACTGGAAATGAAGTTGGACCAGGAAGTTTTCTTTTTACGGGGGACTTACCCCCGTCGACAGGTGGCTTTGCAAAATCGTTTGGGGAATTTGCTTACCGCGATGTCTTTGAACGGATTGGGCTCGTTCAGACGAAATTTAGACAGCCAGGGATAATCTCGCCACAAAGCCTCACTGCCAAGGCCAACCCTAACCCGAGTTTTGCTACAGATCCGATTACATTTCAAACCATCGCCGCGACTGAGAATATCCGAGGACAACTCAGTTACTTAGGTAGCGAGTTTAAGGGCAACGATGGATTAGGTAATGTGATACTCAAGGGATTCGTCCACGATCCTACATCAATTCGAATGGGCGGAGTCGCCGGCCACGCGGGACTTTTCTCAACCGCGGATGATCTCGCACGCTACTGCCAGATGCTCCTGAACGGCGGGACGTTGGATGGGAAGCGGGTGATGTCGGCTCAGACTATTTCGCGGATGACTGCACCGATCGTCGTTTCGGAGTCGGGCGATGCTCGCGGGCTTGGGTGGGATATTAATACTTCGTTCTCGTCGAATCGCGGCGATCTGTTTCCGCTTGGGTCGTTTGGGCATACGGGTTTTACGGGGACGAGCGTATGGATCGACCGGGTTTCACAGACGTTTGTCGTCTTCCTCTCGAACCGCGTTCACCCCGACGGCAAAGGCGATGTCGGGCCGCTTCGGGCAAAGGTCGCGACGGTCGTAGCTTCGGCGGTTGAGGATACGCCGAGAGAGAAATTTGAGCAGGCCGAGGCACAGTTTAATACGGCGGTCGCGGCTCAGGTTCCGCGATTTAGGGAATCTGTTGCGGCGGCTCGTCCGGCGGCACCGGCATCGGCAGCCTCGCCGGTGGCGAGCAAGCTGCTCGCCGCTCCAGTCATGAACGGAATCGACGTTCTCGAACGCGATAAATTCAAACAGCTCGCGGGCCTTAAGCTTGGCCTTGTCACAAACCATACCGGCCGCAATCTCGCTGGGAAGCAGACGATCGACATTCTGAAGGAAGCTCCGAATGTGCAGCTCGTTTCGCTCTTCGCACCGGAGCACGGTATTCGCGGTGAACTTGATCAGGACAAGATCAACGATTCCAAGGACGAAAAAACCGGCCTGCCGATCTATTCACTCTACGGCGAAACGCGACGACCAAAGCCTGAGCAAACGGCGACGATCGATGCGTTTGTCTATGACATCCAGGACATCGGGGCGAGATTTTACACCTACACCGCGACGCTCAAAAACGTGTTGGAAGAGGCCGCGAACGCCGGGAAGCCTGTCTTCATCCTCGACCGTCCAAACCCGATAAACGGCAATTCCGTCGAAGGCTCACTCGCCGACGAAGATAAACTTTCATTCATCGCCGCCCACACGACGCCCGTCCGTTACGGCCTGACCATCGGCGAACTCGGCCAAATGATGAACTCCGAGCGAAAGATCGGTGCCGATGTCCGCGTCATCAAAATGGAAGGCTGGTCGCGTTCGATGTGGTTTGACGAGGCGGGGCAGACCTGGATAAATCCGTCGCCAAACATGCGTTCGCTGACCGAGGCCACGCTCTATCCGGGAATCGGACTGCTTGAGACCACAAATGTCAGTGTCGGCCGCGGCACGGACACGCCGTTCGAGGTTGTCGGGGCTCCGTACATCGTCGGTCAAAAGCTCGCGTCGTATCTCAACGGTCGAAACATCAAAGGCGTTCGTTTCATCCCGATCCGCTTCAAACCCAACGCCTCGGTTTTTAAAGACGAACAGCTCGGCGGCGTAAATATCCTGATCACCGACCGCAACGCACTTGATTCGTTTCACTTGGGAATCGAGTTCGCCGCCGCTCTGCGAAAGCTCTACCCAACCGAATGGCAGGTTGATAAATACGCCCGTTTGCTCGTCAATTCAGAGATCCTCGACCTGGTAAAGCGCGGAGAAACGCCAGAGAATATCGAAAAGGCCGCGAACGTCAAACGAGACGAATTCAACCGGCGCCGCACCCCATTCTTGATCTACAAATAG